ATAAACCAAATACAACCTGCTAAAAATACGATTAAGCTATGGAAAACATCATCCCCCGTGAGATGCCCATCGATAAAAATGCTGAGAACCACTAATGATAACGAACCAACGCCCGCGAGTCGACTTCCATAGACGCCAATCAATGAGAAAAACATTCCAAAAACTATGATTTCCAAATAGACGATCCACTGAAAATCTTTGACGAGACTGGCTATTAATGCAACTAAAAAATAAGAAATAACGGCAAAGGCTAATGTATTTCGTCGTCTTACGAAAGGTCCTGGTTGATCTGTTAATCCGACAAAGCTCGTGCCCATTGGGAATAAAAAATATTCTTGTAACAAACCGAAATGCGCCAAAATAATACTTGGAATAACAATGGCAAGCGCTATTCTTGTCCCTGCAAAAATATATTGGCTTGTCAGAAATTTTTTGAGTTCCGCAGTATAATTCATATAACAAAAATAAAAGAAAAATGCCTCATATTTGAGGCATTTTGAAATATTATCAGATTAATTATTAATAATCTTGAGAGTTGTAAGTTTCACCTCCGATGTTCCAAGTTAGACCAAATCTAAGTGTATTGTCTAAAGCACTATTTACTTTTGACATATTAACTAAGTATGATAAATCTAAACCGAAAGATTGATATTTGAGACCTACACCCACTGTTGCATATTGTCTAGCGCCTTGCTCTGGACTTTCTGTAAAGTACCCAGCACGGATTGCAAAGGCATCATCATAAGAATATTCTGCCGCGCCCGAGAACATGATACTTTTTTTGTTACCGAAAGATTTTCCGATACCTTCCATTACCCCAACATTCGGAATTCTGAATACAGGTTTTCCATTGGCGTCATATTCTGCGATTTCTGGACCAGGAACTAAAAGTTTGGATGCTTCACCACTGATACTGAATCTGTTAAGGTCGTCGATGAATAAGTCATAGCCAACACCCAATCTTGCCATTGTCGGAAGATAAGAGCGAGAATTTTCGTCACCCGTATAGTCTAATCTAGGACCTAGATTTTGTACTGCCCAACCAGCATTAACACGACCTTCGTAGTCACCAATACTTTGATGCTTAGGTGATCTATAGTAACCAGAAACATCTACTGCAAAGGTGTTAGCAGGTTGTAAAGTATTGTCAGAATTGAAACTACCGCCTAAGTCTGATCTGATGAAACGACCAGTAACCGCCATAGAGTAGTAGTCAGATAGTTTAAGACCATAAGCAACATCGATAGAGAATTCGTTTGGTTTGGTTGTACCACCAGAGATAACTTCGTTACCAACTAATGATGTTAAATCTACTTGTCCCATATTGAAATAGTAGATACTAGCACTCAACGTTGATCTTTCATCATCACCTAAAAATGTGTAAAAAGATCCGTATAATAAAAATACATCATTGGTCAGTTTACTCATATAGGGCGTATAGTTAACCCCAACACCAGAAGTGTTTTTCGCGAAAGGATATTTTGCTGCGTTCCAAAATTGTGAAAAAACATCAGTTGATGTCGCAACCCCTTGATCTCCCATACCTCCTGCTCTTGCGTCTGGCGAAATTCTTAAAAAAGGAGCTCCTGTTAGTACTGTGTAGTCAGACTGAGAGTAGGCGGCTATGCTCATCCCTAAACCCAAACCTAAAAAGAGTTTTTTTGTAAAATTCATAATTAGTTAGTTATTGGTAAAATTTACCGTTTAAATATTTATATTTTGCTATTTTAATAATACCATTTTTTCGACTGCTGTGGCGCTGCCTTTACACTTGTCTTGGTTTTGACTTTTTGCAAATATCTTAAAAATATATGTACCTTTTGCTACGGTATCTCCAAAGTCATCTTTTCCGTCCCATTCGATAGCTTGTCTTGGCGTTCTGTAACCTTCTAAAAATGGTTCAGCGGTTATGGAGTTACTTAGTGTTCTTACCAGTTTTCCAGTAATGGTAAATATCTGAACATTAACGTCCAAAATATCATCACAATTGTGCTCGAACTGTACATATGTTTTGTTGGTGAAAGGATTTGGCCAATTAAGCGGTCTGTTGATGATCAATTGTTGCTGGCTTTCGTCTTTCACTACAAAGTTTAACGTAGAGGTCGTTGAATTATTGTTAATATCCCAAACTTTAAATGTTAATTGATGCTCTCCAGGTTTCAAATTGCGGAAAGGATAACTCACATTTCCTTTTTGATAATCAGCCAGGCTCGGATTAACACAACCATTGCCTTCTCCCGCAGAGAAATAATCATTAAGCACTTTGGTATTGATAACCTCGCCGTCCAAAAGAACAGTTATATCATGCCCAATACCAGAGCCTGTAGAATTTATCCCGATATTGTCCGTAACGCAGGCTAAAAGCATTGGGTTTTGATCTGTAATACCACCGTTAGCAAAGTTAATATTATTCATGTAAAGATTAACTTTCGGAGGTTCGGTGTCGTTAATTCCGTTAGGGTTGATATCACCAATAGTTACCGATCCGTTATAGAAAACGTCGTGGGATTTGTTGTCAGCATAGATTAGAATTCTACCAGATCCCAAGTCATAATTAATATCTTTGGGTACATAGAATTCAATGGTGTAATTTCCATTAACGACTTGTCCCGAAGCCTTTACAATAGGGCTTCCTTCTTCAATATATTCTAAAATAGGAAGCATCTTAGGATTGTTGTCGTTGTTGAGGGTTTTCTTTTTAAGTTTTTTGTCATAGATATTGACTACAGCACGCCCATTAAAGCTATTGTCTAATGTGCCGTCTGGCTTTGTTACATGACCTTTTACCTTAACGAAATCCAATGCACGGATTTTTCCAGGTTCTGGAGATTCTATCTCATCAATCTTTGCAAGTCGCTGCGGACGAGAAAGTGTCATCGCAGGATCACCAAGATAATTCACCTTTAAGTGATTAATGTTGTTGCCTTGTTTTCTTTTGGCTTCAAGAAAAGAATCGCCTAGAGTACGGAATTTGTCGTTGTTTAATTTGAAAATACTCTCCGTAAAATTACCTGTAAATTGTTCCCCATATACCACTGCAATGGCGCGACTTGATGTAATCATGTTGGCAGCGCCACCCGATTTAAGCTTAATTACTTGTTCTCCAACGGAATTAGTAGCAGGGTCATCCCAAAGCGTGAATTCGCATGTGATGGTAGATACCAACGGAAATCTGCTATAAAGTGAAGTGTAATTATTGAAATTTTGAACTTCGGTCGATGTTAAAACTCGTTCTTGTGACCAACCATTGATTCCGCCATGACCGAAATAAAGAAGGAATGCGCTATTGCCGACATCATTGCTAATGGCTTGATTAATTTGTGGATAACGTTGTCCCCCCGCAGAGGTTTCCGCAGGAAAAGCATCGAGGTATAGTTTTCTAACATTATATTCAGATCTTGTGGTTCCTGTTTCAAAATTTGATACCAGAGATGTATTCATTGTATTGTGAAAAGGAGAATCATTATCTGCGTCGTCATCTACCACAAAATCCAATTTCATTCGCCATTCACCAAAAGGGGAAGATTGACCAGGGAGTGCATTGTAATAGGCTAATGTTTTGTCAATTAATAATTTAGCTTCTCCAGGATTAGCCGCAGGAAGTCGACCGATAGGTATGTCTGGTAACATACTTCCAAGGTCATTAACTGTTTGTGGTGAAGTCATTACAAAATAATCATCGGTCACATAAGTATTGGCATAGTCGTGACTTTCTTCACTTTGATAACTTGGAATAACGTCTGTATTATTAGCCAATCTGTTTTTGAAATCATAAGAGGTGTCTCCAAGTAAAAAGACGTATTTCAAAGTACCTTTGGGCGAATTAAGTTTAGATACAAAATCTCTT
This genomic stretch from Chryseobacterium sp. POL2 harbors:
- the porV gene encoding type IX secretion system outer membrane channel protein PorV — translated: MNFTKKLFLGLGLGMSIAAYSQSDYTVLTGAPFLRISPDARAGGMGDQGVATSTDVFSQFWNAAKYPFAKNTSGVGVNYTPYMSKLTNDVFLLYGSFYTFLGDDERSTLSASIYYFNMGQVDLTSLVGNEVISGGTTKPNEFSIDVAYGLKLSDYYSMAVTGRFIRSDLGGSFNSDNTLQPANTFAVDVSGYYRSPKHQSIGDYEGRVNAGWAVQNLGPRLDYTGDENSRSYLPTMARLGVGYDLFIDDLNRFSISGEASKLLVPGPEIAEYDANGKPVFRIPNVGVMEGIGKSFGNKKSIMFSGAAEYSYDDAFAIRAGYFTESPEQGARQYATVGVGLKYQSFGLDLSYLVNMSKVNSALDNTLRFGLTWNIGGETYNSQDY
- the porU gene encoding type IX secretion system sortase PorU translates to MKKNIYSLLFAVISLGAFGQKVNIQWEGSKTFDFGTYKQNMPFFKNSGYDIGSRGVTLVVEKKNEGKEIVVKNFNWEKAKPEDLYDINQDLLVNTDHYEASYSFNELQNAQIGTAYIPAFKKEANTIYRLVSVDVELSNNNLILKKGDALGSTENPLKSGTFYKIKVDKSGVFKISKKFLQDNGINVSGINPKNFRVYGNGGLMLPENNTDARYAALQENAIQVVGEEDGVWNDQDYVLFYAQGPNGFNLYNPQDVKTNNKRTETRKDKSSNFINLYEDFSYYFINFDIGPGKRISDYDIAPPNNLITRYDDYQYINEEKFNLIKLGRLWVGDAFTTNKEVKFDLRTPLNANDNISYRTRVVSLNGERNQMEFSVNGKDIKNLNVSSKDLGLLVSNGNITDTPTSSITFSYKPNTANNPYGQFYWDYAEVKYKQDLTYNNAGQLPFRDYSIEEASNNLYGFSLSNIAGLEQVWDVSDITNVKRKNNRSGNSNVYNIGYIANNTYFNNEFVAFSSSAAYNPAFVGRIDQQNLSGLSNVDYLIITQPNMMNDAQRLANYHRTTNAMNVEVVDINKIYNEFSSGSKDITAVRDFVSKLNSPKGTLKYVFLLGDTSYDFKNRLANNTDVIPSYQSEESHDYANTYVTDDYFVMTSPQTVNDLGSMLPDIPIGRLPAANPGEAKLLIDKTLAYYNALPGQSSPFGEWRMKLDFVVDDDADNDSPFHNTMNTSLVSNFETGTTRSEYNVRKLYLDAFPAETSAGGQRYPQINQAISNDVGNSAFLLYFGHGGINGWSQERVLTSTEVQNFNNYTSLYSRFPLVSTITCEFTLWDDPATNSVGEQVIKLKSGGAANMITSSRAIAVVYGEQFTGNFTESIFKLNNDKFRTLGDSFLEAKRKQGNNINHLKVNYLGDPAMTLSRPQRLAKIDEIESPEPGKIRALDFVKVKGHVTKPDGTLDNSFNGRAVVNIYDKKLKKKTLNNDNNPKMLPILEYIEEGSPIVKASGQVVNGNYTIEFYVPKDINYDLGSGRILIYADNKSHDVFYNGSVTIGDINPNGINDTEPPKVNLYMNNINFANGGITDQNPMLLACVTDNIGINSTGSGIGHDITVLLDGEVINTKVLNDYFSAGEGNGCVNPSLADYQKGNVSYPFRNLKPGEHQLTFKVWDINNNSTTSTLNFVVKDESQQQLIINRPLNWPNPFTNKTYVQFEHNCDDILDVNVQIFTITGKLVRTLSNSITAEPFLEGYRTPRQAIEWDGKDDFGDTVAKGTYIFKIFAKSQNQDKCKGSATAVEKMVLLK